In Mycobacteriales bacterium, one genomic interval encodes:
- a CDS encoding SDR family oxidoreductase, with protein sequence MTDLATDVVVGAGSGMGAAVARLLVGRGNRLLLADRDIAAATSVASELTGNVEAVGCDITDEASVDALVSQVGSLGALVVTAGLSPNMADGRRIFEVNLVGMSRVVCAVEEVLAPGSVGVCFASMAAAMVPADPGVDALLDHPDSATLFDELAPLGLLEHSGIAYAVSKRGVVRLVERRAKAWGDKGARLVSVSPGVIDTPMGRLEDANEPAMAGMVTASALAREGRPEELASVVSFLVSDAAAFVTGTDVLVDGGAVAAQRSAQGGS encoded by the coding sequence ATGACGGACTTGGCCACTGACGTCGTCGTCGGCGCGGGTAGCGGAATGGGTGCCGCCGTCGCGCGGCTGCTCGTCGGGCGCGGCAACCGGCTGCTGCTGGCCGACCGCGACATCGCCGCTGCGACGAGCGTCGCGAGCGAGCTGACCGGCAACGTCGAAGCCGTCGGCTGCGACATCACCGACGAGGCGTCGGTCGACGCGCTGGTGTCCCAGGTGGGCTCACTCGGTGCGCTGGTCGTCACCGCCGGGTTGTCGCCCAACATGGCCGACGGGCGGCGGATCTTCGAGGTCAACCTCGTCGGCATGAGCCGCGTGGTCTGCGCGGTCGAGGAAGTGCTCGCCCCGGGCAGCGTCGGCGTCTGCTTCGCCTCCATGGCCGCTGCCATGGTCCCGGCCGACCCCGGCGTCGACGCCCTCCTCGACCACCCCGACTCCGCCACGCTCTTCGACGAGCTTGCCCCCCTCGGGCTGCTCGAGCACTCCGGGATCGCCTACGCCGTCTCCAAGCGGGGCGTCGTGCGCCTGGTCGAGCGGCGCGCGAAAGCGTGGGGCGACAAGGGCGCGCGCCTGGTGTCGGTCTCTCCGGGCGTGATCGACACCCCGATGGGCCGGCTCGAGGACGCCAACGAACCGGCCATGGCGGGCATGGTGACGGCGAGTGCGCTAGCCCGCGAAGGCCGTCCGGAGGAGCTCGCCTCGGTCGTGTCGTTCCTCGTGTCCGACGCGGCCGCGTTCGTCACGGGCACCGACGTGCTCGTCGACGGCGGCGCGGTCGCGGCCCAGCGCTCAGCCCAGGGCGGCAGCTAG
- a CDS encoding alpha/beta hydrolase — MTRIHPDLRRAARLSPKAGIGPRLLPVLRWMTDRMSRRSRSGIETIELGEQVVRLHRPPGVTGPRPALLWIHGGGYVIGTPAQDDPLCREMCRELGVVVAAVSYRLAPQHPFPAGLDDCFAGLTWLRRQPFVDASRIAVGGASAGGGLAAAVALRARDEGVPLRLQLLVYPMLDDRTCLRTDVDESDFRLWNLRGNNFGWRSYTGMEPGAVDVPPLAAVARCEDLSGVAPAWVGVGTCDLFHDEDLAYAERLRAAGVPCEVEVVDGAFHGFDSVAPKAPVVRRFTKAKVAALAAALG, encoded by the coding sequence GTGACCAGGATTCATCCGGACCTGCGGCGAGCCGCCCGGCTGTCGCCGAAAGCTGGCATCGGTCCGCGGCTGCTGCCGGTGCTGCGTTGGATGACCGATCGGATGTCGCGCCGGTCGCGCAGCGGGATCGAGACCATCGAGCTGGGGGAGCAGGTGGTGCGGCTGCACCGCCCGCCGGGCGTGACCGGCCCGCGCCCCGCGCTGCTGTGGATCCACGGCGGCGGCTACGTCATCGGCACCCCGGCACAGGACGATCCGCTGTGCCGGGAGATGTGTCGCGAGCTCGGCGTCGTCGTAGCGGCGGTGAGCTACCGCCTCGCGCCGCAGCACCCGTTTCCGGCTGGGCTCGACGACTGTTTCGCCGGCCTGACCTGGCTGCGCCGGCAACCGTTCGTCGACGCGTCACGAATCGCCGTCGGGGGAGCGAGCGCAGGCGGCGGCCTGGCGGCCGCGGTGGCGCTTCGGGCTCGCGACGAAGGCGTGCCGCTGCGACTCCAGCTGCTCGTCTACCCGATGCTCGACGACCGGACGTGCCTGCGTACCGACGTCGACGAGAGCGACTTCCGGCTGTGGAACCTGCGCGGCAACAACTTTGGCTGGCGCAGCTACACCGGGATGGAGCCGGGCGCGGTCGACGTCCCACCGCTGGCCGCGGTCGCTCGCTGTGAGGATCTGTCGGGCGTCGCGCCGGCCTGGGTCGGGGTGGGCACGTGCGACCTGTTCCACGACGAGGACCTCGCGTACGCCGAGCGACTGCGAGCAGCCGGGGTGCCGTGCGAGGTCGAGGTGGTCGACGGCGCGTTTCACGGCTTCGACTCGGTCGCGCCGAAGGCGCCCGTCGTACGGCGCTTCACTAAGGCGAAGGTCGCCGCGCTAGCTGCCGCCCTGGGCTGA
- a CDS encoding cytochrome P450: MAEALDFDAIDFFRDDALIPDPYPYFDHLRDKCPVQPEPHHDVVMVTGYDEACEIYNDAETFSSCLSVSGPFPGFPVPLEGDDVSELIDKHRDELPMSDQLPTMDPPKHRDHRGLLMRLLTPARLRENEQAMTALADREIDRFVESGSCDLIGDFANPFTFFVIANLLGVPEADQEEIRQQFQGRKGTVGSTSKTMTHSPLEYLYETLSAYVEDRRREPRGDVMTGMAQATFEDGSLPEVIDVVRVAANLFAAGQETTVRLLGTSFQLIAERPELQELLRSDPSAITNFVEECLRYESPVKGDFRLARVNTKVGGVDIPAGTIVMVVNGAANHDARKFSSPKEFQPDRANARQHLAFGRGIHTCPGGPLARAEGRVSLERFLARVDDIRISEAHHGPAGARRYEYVPTYILRGLRELHLDFTPKG; the protein is encoded by the coding sequence ATGGCCGAGGCGCTGGACTTCGACGCGATCGACTTCTTCCGCGACGACGCGCTGATCCCGGACCCGTACCCCTACTTCGACCACCTGCGGGACAAGTGCCCGGTCCAGCCCGAGCCACATCACGACGTCGTCATGGTCACGGGATACGACGAAGCCTGCGAGATCTACAACGACGCCGAGACGTTCTCCTCGTGCCTGTCGGTGAGCGGTCCGTTCCCCGGCTTCCCGGTGCCGCTCGAAGGCGACGACGTGAGCGAGCTCATCGACAAACACCGCGACGAGCTGCCGATGAGCGACCAGCTGCCGACGATGGACCCGCCCAAGCATCGCGACCATCGCGGCCTGCTGATGCGCCTGCTCACCCCGGCCCGGCTTCGCGAGAACGAACAGGCCATGACCGCGCTCGCCGACCGTGAGATCGACCGCTTCGTCGAGTCCGGCAGCTGCGACCTGATCGGGGACTTCGCCAACCCGTTCACGTTCTTCGTCATCGCCAACCTGCTCGGCGTCCCCGAGGCGGACCAGGAGGAGATCCGCCAGCAGTTCCAGGGGCGCAAGGGCACCGTCGGCAGCACCAGCAAGACGATGACGCACAGTCCGCTGGAGTACCTCTACGAGACGTTGTCGGCCTACGTCGAGGACCGCCGCCGCGAGCCCCGCGGCGACGTCATGACCGGCATGGCGCAAGCGACCTTCGAGGACGGCTCACTGCCAGAGGTGATCGACGTGGTGCGCGTGGCCGCGAACCTGTTCGCCGCGGGGCAGGAGACCACCGTCCGGCTGCTCGGTACGTCGTTCCAGCTGATCGCGGAGCGACCCGAGCTGCAGGAGCTGCTGCGCAGCGACCCGTCGGCGATCACGAACTTCGTCGAGGAATGCCTGCGTTACGAGAGCCCCGTGAAGGGAGACTTCCGGCTCGCCCGCGTCAACACGAAGGTCGGCGGCGTCGACATCCCGGCCGGCACGATCGTGATGGTCGTCAACGGCGCCGCGAACCACGACGCCCGCAAGTTCAGCTCACCGAAGGAGTTCCAGCCGGACCGGGCCAACGCCCGTCAGCACCTCGCCTTCGGTCGAGGCATCCACACGTGCCCGGGCGGCCCACTGGCCCGCGCCGAAGGCCGGGTCAGTCTCGAGCGGTTCCTCGCGCGGGTCGACGACATCCGGATCTCCGAGGCCCACCACGGTCCCGCCGGCGCGCGACGCTACGAATACGTCCCGACCTACATCCTGCGCGGGCTGCGCGAGCTCCACCTCGACTTCACGCCGAAGGGATAG
- a CDS encoding HEAT repeat domain-containing protein: protein MDRGAAPRPWSVAVAIGLLPVVVVGVLGTWIVSGATFATTTTSTGLSGGDGLIGAVCILAAITLGVLGVSCLRSTHVELPGAFRRALLFGGTAGVVACSVRVLLAADWTVSSSGRALGIWHHPGWGAWLTTACFAGYAAAGFAEYRRRPVTVAVGATQPVGATRPVGSPAPPVVADVVALLQAAIVHGDEASRRALLAAGPEAVKRFGELKSGTLVLDLPRDQARFLIDSVTAVSCDLGSAFPAEYAAVFADPHWIPHGDVLLGLGYTRRPEAVPLLLMAMTSSNNWSRMHAAIALRWFGGPEPVRALTAALNDRDELVRHHAHASLVALGAIPSA, encoded by the coding sequence ATGGACCGGGGGGCAGCGCCAAGACCGTGGTCGGTCGCGGTCGCGATCGGACTGCTGCCCGTCGTCGTCGTCGGCGTGCTCGGCACCTGGATCGTGTCGGGGGCGACGTTTGCCACCACGACGACTTCCACCGGCCTGTCGGGCGGCGACGGCTTGATCGGCGCGGTCTGCATCCTGGCCGCGATCACCCTGGGCGTGCTCGGTGTCTCGTGCCTGCGTTCCACCCACGTCGAACTGCCCGGTGCGTTCCGTCGTGCGCTGCTGTTCGGCGGGACGGCGGGCGTCGTGGCCTGCAGCGTACGGGTGCTGCTCGCCGCCGACTGGACCGTCAGCTCATCGGGGCGCGCGCTCGGCATCTGGCACCACCCCGGATGGGGCGCCTGGCTCACCACGGCGTGCTTCGCCGGGTACGCCGCCGCCGGGTTCGCGGAGTACCGCCGCCGCCCGGTGACCGTGGCGGTCGGCGCCACTCAGCCGGTCGGCGCCACTCGGCCGGTCGGCTCGCCGGCACCCCCGGTTGTGGCGGATGTCGTCGCGCTCCTGCAAGCGGCGATCGTGCATGGCGACGAGGCCAGCCGACGGGCCCTGCTCGCGGCCGGACCGGAGGCAGTGAAGCGCTTCGGTGAGCTCAAGTCAGGCACGCTGGTCCTCGATCTCCCTCGCGATCAGGCGCGATTCCTGATCGACAGCGTCACGGCGGTCTCGTGTGATCTGGGGTCTGCCTTCCCTGCCGAGTACGCGGCGGTCTTCGCCGACCCACACTGGATCCCTCATGGCGACGTACTGCTGGGGCTCGGCTACACCCGACGTCCCGAGGCGGTCCCGCTGCTTTTGATGGCGATGACGAGCAGCAACAACTGGTCGCGGATGCACGCCGCGATCGCGCTTCGCTGGTTCGGCGGACCCGAGCCGGTGCGGGCGCTCACCGCCGCCCTCAACGATCGCGACGAGCTGGTGCGACACCATGCGCACGCGTCGCTGGTGGCGCTCGGCGCTATCCCTTCGGCGTGA
- a CDS encoding amidohydrolase family protein — MALNDLSIFDADNHMYETKEALTKFLPDRYKNAIDYVDVRGRTKIVVRGQISEYIPNPTFDVVARPGAQEEYYRKGNPEGKSRREIFGEPMRAIPAFREPASRLALMDEQGIDRSLMFPTLASLVEERMRDDPELIHIVIHALNEWMYETWTFNYENRIFPTPVITLPIVDKALEELDYVIERGARVVLIRPAPVPGFRGPRSFGKPEFDPIWQKIVDNDLLVGMHSSDSGYERYANEWEGTGSEMLPFQPQAFRMLSAWRPIEDSVSALVCHGALSRFPELKIAVIENGASWVGPLLKAMRDLYKKMPQEFAENPVDVVRRNVYISPFWEENYADLAELLGEDHVLFGSDFPHPEGLAEPAKFVDDLAAYSSEEQIRKFMGGNLSKLVSVPVPA; from the coding sequence ATGGCCCTGAACGACTTGTCGATCTTCGACGCCGACAACCACATGTACGAGACGAAAGAGGCGCTCACCAAGTTCCTTCCGGATCGGTACAAGAACGCGATCGACTACGTCGACGTCCGCGGCCGGACGAAGATCGTGGTCCGGGGCCAGATCAGCGAGTACATCCCCAACCCGACATTCGATGTCGTGGCGCGCCCGGGCGCGCAGGAGGAGTACTACCGAAAGGGCAACCCCGAGGGCAAGAGCCGCCGCGAGATCTTCGGCGAGCCGATGCGCGCGATCCCAGCCTTCCGCGAGCCGGCGTCACGGCTGGCCCTGATGGACGAGCAGGGGATCGACCGGTCGTTGATGTTCCCGACTCTGGCCAGCCTGGTCGAGGAGCGGATGCGTGACGATCCGGAGCTGATCCACATCGTGATCCACGCGCTCAACGAGTGGATGTACGAGACCTGGACCTTCAACTACGAGAACCGGATCTTCCCGACGCCGGTCATCACGCTCCCGATCGTCGACAAGGCGCTGGAGGAGCTCGACTACGTCATCGAGCGCGGAGCCCGCGTCGTACTGATCCGCCCTGCCCCGGTCCCCGGCTTTCGCGGTCCGCGGTCGTTCGGCAAGCCGGAGTTCGACCCGATCTGGCAGAAGATCGTCGACAACGACCTCCTCGTCGGGATGCACTCCTCGGACAGCGGGTACGAGCGCTACGCCAACGAGTGGGAAGGCACCGGCAGCGAGATGCTGCCGTTCCAGCCGCAGGCGTTCCGCATGCTGTCCGCGTGGCGTCCGATCGAGGACTCGGTCTCCGCGCTGGTGTGCCACGGTGCGCTGTCGCGGTTCCCGGAGCTGAAGATCGCCGTCATCGAGAACGGCGCCAGCTGGGTCGGCCCGCTGTTGAAGGCCATGCGGGACCTCTACAAGAAGATGCCGCAGGAGTTCGCCGAGAACCCGGTCGATGTCGTACGCCGCAACGTCTACATCAGCCCGTTCTGGGAGGAGAACTACGCCGACCTGGCCGAGCTGCTCGGCGAGGACCACGTGCTGTTCGGGTCGGACTTCCCGCACCCGGAGGGGCTCGCCGAGCCGGCGAAGTTCGTCGACGACCTGGCGGCGTACTCGAGCGAGGAGCAGATCCGCAAGTTCATGGGCGGCAACCTCTCGAAGCTGGTGTCGGTCCCCGTTCCGGCGTAA
- a CDS encoding alpha/beta hydrolase, with translation MTTYVLVHGGGHGGWCYDKVARLLRDAGHEVHAPSLTGLAERAGELSADTDLYTHVGDVTSLLAGHDLRDVVLVGHSYGGMVITGAADRAYDRVGKLVYLDAANPRNGQSLVDVAGPMMNAARSLGRVVDGVEVILCPDEPGSGAFYGVTDPADLAWMDEHLTPHPWKSIEQPLDLRHEAELWAIPQFHIVCTSTIATRGPELIAKARSEGRLWDIDTGHDLMITEPRAVADALLEIATR, from the coding sequence ATGACGACCTACGTCCTGGTGCACGGTGGCGGCCACGGCGGCTGGTGCTACGACAAGGTCGCCCGGCTGCTGCGCGATGCCGGTCACGAGGTCCACGCGCCGTCGCTGACCGGCCTGGCCGAACGGGCCGGCGAGCTGAGCGCCGACACGGACCTCTACACCCACGTCGGCGACGTCACCTCGTTGCTTGCCGGACACGACCTGCGCGACGTCGTCCTGGTCGGTCACAGCTATGGCGGCATGGTGATCACCGGCGCTGCTGACCGCGCGTACGACCGCGTGGGCAAGCTCGTCTACCTCGACGCGGCGAACCCGCGCAACGGCCAGTCACTGGTGGATGTCGCCGGGCCGATGATGAACGCGGCTCGATCGCTCGGCCGGGTGGTCGACGGCGTGGAGGTGATCCTGTGCCCTGATGAGCCCGGGTCAGGAGCGTTCTACGGCGTGACCGATCCTGCTGACCTCGCCTGGATGGACGAGCACCTCACCCCCCACCCGTGGAAGTCGATCGAGCAGCCCCTCGACCTTCGCCACGAAGCCGAGCTCTGGGCGATCCCGCAGTTCCACATCGTGTGTACGTCGACGATCGCCACCCGCGGCCCGGAGCTGATCGCGAAGGCGCGCAGCGAAGGGCGCCTATGGGACATCGACACCGGGCACGACCTGATGATCACCGAGCCGCGAGCCGTCGCGGACGCATTGCTGGAGATCGCGACGCGCTGA